A portion of the Euzebya sp. genome contains these proteins:
- the purS gene encoding phosphoribosylformylglycinamidine synthase subunit PurS produces the protein MDHPVTRVVVDVMLKPEILDPQGQAVERALPSLDLEGVTGVRIGKHIELEVADGAGDPEAVAATVADKLLANPVIETYTVRVEQPST, from the coding sequence ATGGACCACCCCGTGACCCGAGTCGTCGTCGACGTGATGCTGAAGCCGGAGATCCTGGACCCCCAGGGGCAGGCCGTCGAGCGGGCCCTCCCCTCCCTCGACCTCGAGGGGGTGACGGGGGTCCGGATCGGCAAGCACATCGAGCTCGAGGTCGCCGACGGCGCCGGCGACCCGGAAGCCGTCGCCGCCACCGTCGCTGACAAGCTGCTCGCCAACCCGGTCATCGAGACCTACACCGTCCGGGTTGAGCAGCCCTCGACGTGA
- a CDS encoding phosphoribosylaminoimidazolesuccinocarboxamide synthase, which yields MEELDRLTALDGVTRVGSGKVRELFAVGDDHLLLVATDRISAFDVVMPTPIPDKGKVLTGMTAFWLTRLTDVVGNHMVTTDPDRFGHGLAAHADLLRGRAMLCRRAEPLPIECVARGYLAGSGWKEYRERGTVCGIALPDGLVESERLGEVLFTPATKAERGDHDENISLERAADLIGTDLAARVRELTIELYRRAADHAASRGIILADTKFEFGLLPGADGERELILIDEVLTPDSSRFWPAEDYEPGRPQRSVDKQYVRDWLETLDWDKSPPGPDLPDDVVARTRERYVRAYEQLTETSFTEWTTP from the coding sequence ATGGAGGAACTGGACCGCCTCACCGCACTCGACGGGGTCACCCGCGTCGGGTCGGGGAAGGTGCGCGAGCTGTTCGCCGTCGGTGACGACCACCTGCTGCTGGTGGCCACCGACCGGATCAGCGCCTTCGACGTGGTGATGCCGACGCCGATCCCCGACAAGGGGAAGGTCCTGACCGGCATGACCGCGTTCTGGCTGACCCGCCTCACCGACGTGGTCGGCAACCACATGGTCACCACCGACCCCGACCGGTTCGGCCACGGGCTCGCGGCCCACGCCGACCTCCTCCGCGGCCGCGCCATGCTGTGCCGCCGGGCCGAGCCCCTGCCGATCGAGTGCGTCGCCCGGGGCTACCTGGCCGGCTCGGGGTGGAAGGAGTACCGCGAGCGGGGGACCGTCTGCGGCATCGCCCTGCCTGACGGGCTGGTCGAGTCCGAGCGGCTCGGTGAGGTGCTGTTCACCCCGGCGACCAAGGCCGAGCGCGGCGACCACGACGAGAACATCAGCCTCGAGCGGGCCGCCGACCTGATCGGCACCGACCTGGCGGCGAGGGTGCGCGAGCTGACCATCGAGCTGTACCGGCGCGCCGCCGACCACGCCGCGAGCCGCGGGATCATCCTGGCCGACACGAAGTTCGAGTTCGGGCTGCTGCCCGGCGCCGACGGCGAGCGCGAGCTGATCCTGATCGACGAGGTGCTGACGCCCGACTCCTCGCGCTTCTGGCCGGCCGAGGACTACGAACCCGGTCGTCCGCAGCGATCCGTCGACAAGCAGTACGTGCGCGACTGGCTGGAGACCCTCGACTGGGACAAGTCGCCACCCGGGCCCGACCTGCCCGACGACGTCGTGGCGCGGACCCGCGAGCGGTACGTGCGGGCCTACGAGCAGCTGACCGAGACCTCCTTCACCGAATGGACCACCCCGTGA